The following proteins come from a genomic window of Gimesia chilikensis:
- a CDS encoding tetratricopeptide repeat protein yields MKPAQTLITCLILFLCTTSLAPQLTRAADSDIKPIKFNLERKKRGSTETSSRLPPGPKGTIGLIDGTPVFGLEYISSHYLAGGAQKEPGPLSRELVRQAFLIAAREHLGCRTRDALLGESLPQKTLPQLGRVGVVSSTYWPLGSKGYLVFGLAVYQEKGAERQFLLEKNFKIDGKETDILPQMAEAMALASQNEFPALLKKLGVPERPLVKSKYAALPESLLKDQHKLDSLTQYQIVRGLHQFLDENGPNWKAYLQLAQAYGHLGVLTEFYWSDFSSVCKARGLLYALRAKGTASTPATEYEAFAKTHLGTRTAGEAIPQATALLAYLQAIYGRHADAAQTLAEYEKAVKERRWKPASTMQAPLYYAKAIANYDLEALRNPQEKTAPQLGPFYLAALFEASGLANQTMENYFAALEQNPDSLRLSDGLSLGRTVGHMRISSDTLRQNTVILLNKKVSELSTLSPDVKSVLATYKQKSSTNKEIAAREDLTNGLSRLAAEKEAQQEFTSEVLAHMLLERSFTNAEVTVDMARNYLGLDPTPTIEFYKSICSSHQFKHLIQLQQTNSNQAMALLRQVDQSLPSNPAPAFRHMQLMVPMTNVGMGMAQLPMMATNSRFRQIDYTYTCLLPLRQVAGQFYIPMDLEDLPTISPKSEAAQLVPIENKKTTLEVLLELEKKHPESVLIYSALAARYEKEAKENKKREEDLQRVLAHLTTISQDDTYYSQLADLYQKQNKEDEWVKLTRKMLELPSPTLKTVHWEVQLAYWHARKDEKDKAFEHAEHAFQSGSTESFQCLIALHSKYGDFDKANKLFSDMTDRYSARSPDWLRWCLCHNKGDAKAAQSKVEAYFQKVNARSTPGYQSMMFHFYTIINEPQKASLALMTTRNLSRVSPATLLLGSCVADQTGNKAERDRLVQATVDLEKNPVMAKDYAVWIEYAKKLQLFLKRPDKRKLNKELVTDLTEKSNSDFRQNLELVSAYFLTTNRLGKEAAPLLLHSAVLMKDFPLTVNVISRQVLRKQGMTVGPGNEGLKTKE; encoded by the coding sequence ATGAAACCAGCACAGACACTAATTACCTGTCTGATTCTCTTTCTTTGCACGACTTCTCTCGCCCCCCAGCTGACCAGGGCTGCGGATTCTGACATCAAGCCCATTAAGTTCAATCTGGAACGCAAAAAACGGGGCAGCACAGAGACCAGCAGTCGACTGCCTCCCGGCCCTAAGGGAACCATCGGTTTAATTGATGGCACTCCCGTGTTTGGATTGGAATATATCAGCAGCCATTATCTGGCCGGTGGCGCGCAGAAGGAACCCGGCCCCTTATCGCGTGAGCTGGTCCGCCAGGCGTTCCTGATCGCAGCACGTGAGCATCTGGGGTGTCGCACACGCGATGCGCTGCTGGGGGAATCATTGCCCCAAAAGACATTACCGCAACTTGGTCGCGTAGGGGTTGTCTCATCCACATACTGGCCACTCGGCTCGAAAGGATATCTCGTCTTCGGACTGGCTGTTTATCAGGAAAAAGGGGCCGAACGCCAGTTTCTGCTGGAGAAGAATTTCAAGATCGATGGGAAGGAAACGGATATCCTGCCTCAAATGGCAGAAGCCATGGCTTTGGCTTCTCAAAATGAATTTCCAGCTCTGCTGAAAAAACTGGGAGTCCCGGAACGTCCCCTGGTGAAATCAAAATACGCTGCCCTTCCTGAATCGTTACTAAAAGATCAGCACAAGTTAGACTCTTTGACACAATATCAGATCGTCAGAGGACTGCATCAGTTTCTTGATGAAAATGGTCCTAACTGGAAAGCCTATCTGCAACTGGCACAAGCATACGGTCACCTGGGAGTTCTGACGGAATTTTACTGGAGCGATTTCAGTTCCGTCTGCAAGGCACGGGGCTTACTCTATGCGTTGCGTGCAAAAGGTACCGCTTCCACACCAGCAACCGAATATGAGGCCTTTGCTAAAACCCATCTGGGAACCCGGACAGCCGGCGAGGCCATTCCCCAGGCCACCGCTCTGCTGGCATACCTGCAGGCGATTTATGGTCGCCATGCTGACGCAGCTCAGACTCTGGCCGAGTATGAAAAAGCAGTCAAAGAGAGACGCTGGAAGCCTGCCAGCACCATGCAGGCTCCCCTGTATTATGCGAAAGCGATTGCCAACTACGACCTGGAGGCATTGAGAAATCCCCAGGAGAAAACCGCTCCTCAACTGGGGCCTTTCTATCTGGCTGCTTTGTTTGAGGCATCCGGCCTGGCCAACCAGACCATGGAGAACTATTTCGCGGCGCTGGAACAGAATCCGGACTCCCTGCGACTCAGCGACGGCCTGTCCCTGGGCCGTACTGTAGGTCACATGCGAATTTCATCGGATACCCTGCGGCAGAACACAGTCATTCTGCTCAATAAAAAAGTATCCGAATTGAGTACGCTTTCTCCTGATGTGAAATCAGTGTTAGCCACATACAAACAGAAATCGTCGACGAACAAAGAGATCGCAGCCCGGGAAGACCTGACCAACGGGTTGAGCCGGCTGGCAGCTGAAAAGGAAGCCCAACAGGAATTTACCAGTGAAGTACTGGCCCATATGCTGTTGGAACGAAGCTTCACGAACGCCGAAGTCACTGTGGATATGGCGCGGAACTATCTCGGCCTTGATCCGACCCCAACTATTGAATTTTATAAGTCGATTTGCAGTTCGCATCAGTTTAAACATCTGATTCAACTACAACAGACGAATTCGAACCAGGCCATGGCATTGCTGAGACAGGTCGATCAATCCCTTCCCAGTAACCCGGCTCCTGCATTTCGACACATGCAGCTCATGGTCCCCATGACTAATGTCGGAATGGGAATGGCCCAACTCCCCATGATGGCGACTAACTCCAGGTTCAGGCAAATTGATTATACTTATACTTGTCTGCTTCCGCTCCGCCAGGTTGCTGGTCAGTTTTATATCCCCATGGATCTTGAGGATCTCCCCACCATCAGTCCGAAATCGGAAGCAGCACAACTGGTTCCGATTGAAAATAAGAAAACAACTCTGGAAGTTTTACTGGAACTTGAGAAGAAACACCCCGAATCGGTCCTGATTTATTCTGCGCTCGCTGCTCGCTATGAGAAAGAAGCAAAGGAAAACAAAAAGCGGGAGGAGGATCTGCAACGGGTTCTGGCTCATCTCACCACGATTTCCCAGGATGACACTTATTATTCTCAACTGGCCGATCTTTACCAGAAACAGAACAAAGAGGACGAGTGGGTCAAGCTGACCCGCAAAATGCTGGAGCTCCCGAGCCCAACTTTGAAAACGGTGCACTGGGAAGTGCAACTGGCTTACTGGCATGCGAGGAAAGACGAGAAGGACAAAGCATTCGAACACGCCGAACACGCATTTCAGTCCGGCTCTACTGAATCGTTTCAATGCCTGATTGCCCTGCATTCTAAATATGGTGATTTTGATAAAGCCAACAAGCTGTTTTCCGACATGACAGACCGCTACAGTGCTCGGTCACCTGACTGGTTGCGCTGGTGCCTGTGTCACAATAAAGGTGATGCCAAAGCAGCTCAGAGTAAAGTGGAGGCTTATTTCCAGAAAGTGAATGCCCGGTCGACTCCTGGATATCAGTCGATGATGTTCCATTTTTATACAATCATCAATGAACCACAGAAAGCATCTCTTGCGCTGATGACCACGCGGAATTTATCACGGGTCTCTCCGGCAACTTTACTGCTGGGAAGCTGTGTGGCCGACCAGACGGGAAATAAAGCCGAACGGGACCGTCTGGTACAGGCGACCGTTGATTTGGAAAAGAACCCTGTAATGGCCAAAGATTACGCAGTCTGGATCGAGTATGCTAAAAAATTACAGCTTTTTCTTAAGCGCCCTGACAAACGCAAACTCAATAAGGAACTGGTTACAGACCTCACAGAAAAATCCAACAGCGATTTCCGTCAGAACCTGGAACTGGTTTCTGCTTATTTCCTGACGACAAACCGACTGGGAAAAGAGGCGGCTCCGCTATTATTGCACTCTGCAGTTCTGATGAAAGACTTCCCGTTGACAGTCAATGTTATAAGCAGACAGGTACTTCGCAAACAGGGGATGACAGTCGGCCCCGGGAACGAAGGGTTGAAAACAAAAGAATGA
- a CDS encoding helix-turn-helix transcriptional regulator: MMAESAQLMRQWRILQILSHRKQGVTLQELSQETEVSSRTISRDLTLLKTVGFPISEVTSNHGKKMWKIAGNVGIAQLQFTLEETAALYLGRQFLELMAGTLFWQGSHSAYQKIKSALSNPAVLFLEKLASAVHLTNHHIVNYAERAELIDQLMLAIEDHRLTVITYQSLRSTEPVTLYDIHPYALIFHKGALYLIAWSLDHGAIRTFKVDRISEVDVQPKLMSFQRPKDFHPAKYLEHSFGIFTEERAPQSIRIRFAPKVVRILQEKKFHSSQRLIQKRDGSVIAEYQLTGFKEIRPWILSFGRHARVLEPVELIEMIRDELDLMINVYTLGDRTYD; encoded by the coding sequence ATGATGGCTGAATCTGCTCAATTGATGCGTCAATGGCGAATATTACAGATCCTTTCTCATCGTAAGCAGGGTGTCACACTTCAGGAGTTATCACAAGAAACAGAAGTATCGAGTCGGACGATTTCACGGGACCTGACTTTATTGAAAACTGTTGGATTTCCAATATCGGAAGTGACCAGCAACCACGGTAAAAAAATGTGGAAAATCGCTGGTAATGTGGGCATCGCTCAGTTGCAGTTTACCTTAGAAGAAACAGCAGCCCTCTATCTGGGGAGACAATTTCTGGAATTGATGGCGGGTACTCTTTTCTGGCAGGGCTCGCATAGTGCTTATCAGAAAATCAAGTCGGCCCTCAGCAATCCCGCTGTTCTTTTTCTCGAAAAACTGGCATCAGCAGTCCATCTGACAAATCACCACATTGTGAACTATGCAGAGCGTGCTGAACTCATCGATCAGTTGATGCTGGCGATAGAAGATCATCGCTTGACCGTTATTACTTACCAATCACTCAGGTCAACTGAACCAGTTACTTTATACGACATCCATCCCTATGCACTGATTTTTCATAAAGGAGCCCTGTATCTGATTGCCTGGTCCCTGGATCACGGGGCAATCCGGACTTTTAAAGTCGATCGAATTTCAGAAGTGGATGTACAACCCAAATTGATGAGTTTTCAACGACCTAAAGATTTTCATCCTGCGAAGTACCTGGAACATTCTTTTGGTATTTTTACCGAAGAGCGAGCCCCTCAATCAATCAGAATCCGCTTTGCTCCCAAAGTTGTCCGCATCTTACAGGAGAAAAAATTCCATTCGAGCCAAAGACTCATTCAAAAAAGAGATGGTTCTGTGATTGCCGAGTACCAGTTGACTGGATTTAAAGAAATTCGCCCCTGGATACTCAGCTTCGGAAGACATGCCCGGGTATTAGAACCGGTCGAACTCATAGAGATGATCCGGGACGAACTGGACCTGATGATCAATGTCTATACGTTGGGGGACAGGACCTATGACTGA
- the cas3 gene encoding CRISPR-associated helicase Cas3' yields MTEFYGHSLKERPVEEWELLEDHLALVTQYAQVFLNKMNADDWAPLLGYWHDLGKYDPRFQSYLMQANGYLSHLEESSRVNHSSFGAQYAIEKYKVTDKKPLAFLLAYCIMGHHAGLPDYADDNAEPGKASSLSARLKDESTQISTGQIPTQILELSLPAIPGEILKKHNGIGFSLAFWNRMLFSCLVDSDYLATEEFMSPDRACERPVPVEESIWTAMEEALNTVLENKSSLSQSAVSQIRQNILKSCMNKAHTTPGLFSLTVPTGGGKTLSSLAFALAHRRCHQKERIIYAIPFTSIVEQTASVFRNLFDALETDVVLEHHCNIDLAQETYASRLATENWDAPLVVTTNVQLLESLFAAKPSRCRKLHRLVNSIIILDEAQTLPVEFLKPCLKVLQELVNNYGCTIVLCTATQPAILYRDEFQIGLKGVREIIPDPVTLSRQMKRVDVRFLGPVTQDSLVERLNEHDSFLGIVNTKPDASNLFEALKQQGGTTGLFHLSTNLCAVHRFQKLGEIRERLSQGKPCRVISTQLIEAGVDVDFPVVFRAVAGLDSIAQAAGRCNREGKLESADVYVFQPDGDKWSQVRGYLKRTAETTLRMIRDEFSPLHSHGWLSLPAIQQYFCSNYWEHKNEWDEHGIMQLFYLSAQGIPEFFYREAAKRFQLIDDYQISIFIPFDEKSQSALSRFRECLRSTDQATTAPKRQLLRILQRYTIGISQPALNTMLGKDISELPDGEGQPSGYYELINLSCYDFNHLGFMPEQAGILDVSQSIF; encoded by the coding sequence ATGACTGAGTTCTACGGCCATTCACTGAAAGAGCGTCCTGTTGAAGAATGGGAACTGTTAGAAGACCATCTGGCGCTCGTTACCCAATATGCACAAGTTTTTTTGAATAAAATGAATGCTGACGACTGGGCTCCACTTCTCGGCTACTGGCATGACCTGGGTAAGTATGATCCACGGTTTCAGTCATACCTCATGCAGGCAAATGGTTATCTGTCCCACCTGGAAGAATCCAGTCGTGTCAATCATTCCAGTTTCGGCGCTCAATACGCCATAGAGAAATACAAAGTAACGGATAAAAAACCACTGGCTTTCTTACTCGCATATTGCATTATGGGACATCATGCAGGTTTACCAGATTATGCAGACGACAATGCCGAACCGGGTAAAGCTTCTTCTCTCTCAGCACGCTTGAAAGATGAGTCTACGCAGATCTCGACAGGGCAGATTCCCACACAGATTCTGGAACTGTCTCTTCCGGCCATACCAGGAGAGATCTTAAAAAAACACAATGGCATCGGGTTTTCGCTGGCATTCTGGAATCGGATGCTGTTTTCCTGCCTGGTTGACAGTGATTATCTGGCGACGGAAGAATTCATGTCTCCCGATCGTGCCTGTGAGCGACCTGTCCCTGTCGAGGAATCAATTTGGACCGCTATGGAAGAGGCACTAAATACGGTGCTGGAAAACAAAAGCAGTCTATCACAGTCAGCAGTTTCGCAGATTCGTCAGAACATTCTGAAGTCTTGTATGAACAAGGCCCATACCACTCCCGGTCTGTTTTCACTGACCGTTCCTACGGGAGGAGGAAAAACTCTTTCCAGTCTGGCCTTTGCGCTTGCACATCGAAGATGTCATCAGAAAGAGCGAATCATCTATGCCATTCCTTTTACCAGTATTGTGGAACAGACCGCTTCTGTCTTTCGCAATCTATTTGACGCACTGGAGACGGACGTCGTACTGGAGCATCACTGCAATATAGATCTCGCGCAGGAAACATACGCTTCTCGGCTGGCAACCGAAAACTGGGATGCTCCTCTGGTCGTGACAACGAACGTGCAGTTGCTGGAGTCCTTATTTGCAGCGAAGCCTTCCCGTTGCCGTAAACTGCATCGACTGGTCAATTCCATCATCATCCTGGATGAAGCACAGACTCTGCCCGTCGAATTTCTGAAGCCTTGTCTGAAAGTATTACAGGAACTGGTCAATAATTACGGCTGCACCATCGTGTTATGTACTGCCACTCAGCCGGCGATCCTGTATCGCGACGAATTTCAAATTGGGCTGAAAGGTGTCAGGGAAATCATTCCAGATCCGGTTACCCTTTCCAGGCAGATGAAACGCGTTGATGTCCGTTTTCTGGGACCTGTAACACAGGACTCTCTGGTAGAAAGACTCAATGAACATGATAGCTTTCTCGGCATCGTTAATACCAAACCGGACGCGTCAAACCTGTTTGAAGCTCTGAAACAGCAGGGAGGCACAACAGGGCTCTTTCATTTAAGCACCAATTTGTGTGCCGTACATCGGTTTCAAAAGCTGGGTGAAATCAGAGAACGACTCTCACAGGGCAAACCGTGCCGGGTCATCAGCACTCAACTGATCGAAGCTGGTGTGGACGTCGATTTCCCTGTGGTATTCAGGGCAGTGGCAGGCCTGGACAGTATTGCCCAGGCAGCGGGACGATGTAATCGTGAAGGGAAGCTCGAATCGGCTGATGTCTATGTCTTTCAACCTGATGGGGATAAGTGGTCGCAAGTACGAGGCTATCTGAAAAGGACTGCTGAGACGACTCTTAGAATGATCCGGGATGAATTTAGTCCATTGCATTCGCATGGCTGGTTGTCTCTGCCAGCGATTCAACAATACTTCTGTTCTAACTACTGGGAACATAAAAACGAGTGGGATGAGCATGGGATTATGCAGCTATTCTATTTATCAGCCCAAGGCATTCCTGAGTTTTTCTACCGGGAAGCAGCGAAAAGATTTCAATTAATCGACGATTATCAGATCAGCATTTTTATTCCCTTTGATGAAAAATCCCAATCGGCTCTCTCCCGATTTCGTGAATGTCTGAGATCTACAGATCAGGCGACTACTGCCCCTAAACGCCAACTGCTGCGGATTCTGCAGCGATATACCATCGGCATTAGTCAGCCTGCACTGAACACCATGCTGGGGAAAGATATTTCTGAACTCCCAGACGGAGAAGGACAACCGTCCGGATATTACGAGCTCATCAACTTAAGCTGTTATGACTTTAATCATCTGGGATTTATGCCAGAACAGGCTGGGATTCTCGATGTTTCACAATCTATTTTTTAA